A section of the Virgibacillus sp. NKC19-3 genome encodes:
- a CDS encoding ABC transporter ATP-binding protein has translation MILEANKIHKSYGNKFNKQEVLKGIDVNVKKGEFLSIMGASGSGKTTLLNVLSSIDKVSQGTIKIKGNEFTGMKEKKLAEFRKHHLGFLFQEYNLLDTLTVKENILLPLSVQKVSKKDAEQTFHSIATELGIDEIKDKYPNEISGGQKQRTSAARAFIHDPSIIFADEPTGALDSKSASDLLNKLRDLNQKLQATIIMVTHDPAAASYCSRVLFIKDGEIYTELNKGEETSQSFFKDIMKTQGVLGGVQHEY, from the coding sequence ATGATACTTGAAGCGAATAAAATTCATAAAAGTTATGGGAATAAATTTAATAAACAGGAAGTATTAAAAGGTATCGACGTTAACGTAAAAAAAGGAGAATTTTTAAGCATCATGGGGGCATCCGGGTCCGGAAAGACCACCTTACTTAACGTCCTCTCCTCGATTGATAAAGTCAGTCAAGGAACCATAAAAATCAAAGGCAATGAATTCACAGGAATGAAAGAAAAAAAGTTAGCGGAGTTCCGAAAGCATCATTTAGGCTTTCTTTTTCAGGAATATAATCTTCTGGATACATTGACGGTCAAAGAAAATATTCTACTTCCATTATCTGTTCAGAAAGTATCCAAAAAGGATGCGGAACAAACATTTCATTCTATTGCCACAGAGCTTGGTATCGATGAGATAAAGGATAAGTACCCCAATGAAATCTCCGGTGGGCAGAAGCAGCGCACGTCCGCAGCACGGGCGTTTATTCATGATCCGAGTATTATTTTTGCCGATGAGCCAACGGGGGCATTGGATTCGAAATCCGCTTCTGATTTATTAAACAAGCTCCGTGACTTAAATCAGAAACTGCAGGCAACCATTATTATGGTTACACACGATCCAGCTGCAGCAAGCTATTGTTCAAGGGTTCTATTTATCAAAGACGGGGAAATATATACAGAATTGAACAAGGGAGAGGAAACGAGTCAATCCTTTTTTAAGGATATCATGAAAACACAAGGTGTACTGGGTGGGGTGCAACATGAGTATTAA
- a CDS encoding ABC transporter permease, with protein MSINHLIYRSLKKNIRNYYLYVFALIFSVALYFAFVTLQYDPSMDEAKGSIKGAAAIRTGSVLLIAIVAVFLFYANNIFIKRRSKEIGLFQLIGMEKGKIFQIIATENAILYFGSLVIGIILGFSMSRLTIMVLFRITGVEAIASLRFSPEALLQTLIVFAVIYLFIMIMNVIFIKKQSILSLFKAVSTTEIKVKRMSAFEMIIGILGIGFIAFGYFVSTKLFSGDITGTMGLFVAMISILGSVIIGTYLFYKGSVSFIFHVIRKKKDGYLNLNNVLSLSSLMFRMKSNAILLTIITTVSALAIGLLSLSYITYYSAEKTAEQSVPNHFSMISTEDADAFTNALSDQHIPYSESHMDVITMEADLSQIVEETKNTQFDATNMEMTVVSDADVRDVDVAAEDILFTGYSQTLEQMLSLKEEGQMTLNGNKERTQKNYVGLEDASILPSYFTFGLPVAVVDDTTYQELKQDIDPSIQSESTEYIGIDMDKQKDMEEADEIFQEFDFENGNSSQLATSNSQKMNMGLVMFVVGFLGLAFLITSGCILYFKQMDESEDERSSYTILRKLGFTRGDLLRGIQFKQLFNFGIPLIIGLSHSYFAVKSGWFLFGTELWTPMILVMLVYTGLYSIFAVLSVLYYKKVIKEAL; from the coding sequence ATGAGTATTAATCACCTCATTTACCGAAGCTTGAAGAAGAATATACGGAACTATTATCTGTATGTGTTTGCCCTGATCTTTAGTGTCGCTCTTTATTTTGCCTTTGTTACACTGCAATATGATCCATCCATGGATGAAGCGAAGGGTTCTATCAAAGGGGCGGCAGCGATTCGGACAGGATCTGTGTTACTTATCGCCATTGTTGCTGTATTTCTTTTCTATGCGAACAACATCTTTATTAAACGTCGCAGTAAAGAAATTGGCTTATTTCAATTAATTGGGATGGAGAAAGGAAAGATATTCCAAATTATTGCGACGGAAAATGCTATTTTGTATTTCGGTTCTCTTGTCATCGGAATTATTCTCGGATTTTCAATGTCAAGATTGACCATTATGGTGTTGTTTAGAATCACGGGTGTGGAAGCAATAGCCTCTTTACGTTTTTCACCCGAAGCGTTGCTTCAGACCTTGATTGTTTTTGCCGTCATTTATCTTTTCATTATGATCATGAATGTTATCTTTATCAAGAAACAAAGTATATTATCATTATTTAAAGCTGTTTCTACAACAGAAATAAAAGTGAAAAGAATGTCTGCGTTTGAGATGATTATTGGCATTTTAGGCATTGGGTTCATTGCTTTCGGCTATTTTGTTTCTACCAAATTATTCAGTGGTGACATTACCGGAACCATGGGGTTATTCGTTGCGATGATTAGTATTTTAGGATCTGTCATCATCGGGACTTATTTATTTTATAAAGGATCGGTCAGCTTCATCTTTCATGTCATCCGTAAAAAGAAAGATGGCTATTTGAATCTGAACAATGTGCTGTCCCTCTCATCCCTCATGTTTCGAATGAAGTCCAATGCGATATTACTAACGATCATTACAACGGTATCGGCACTTGCCATTGGATTGTTATCGTTAAGCTATATCACCTATTACTCGGCAGAAAAAACAGCGGAGCAATCTGTACCCAACCACTTTTCCATGATTAGTACAGAAGATGCTGATGCATTTACAAATGCGTTATCGGATCAACACATCCCGTATAGCGAAAGCCATATGGATGTGATCACGATGGAGGCAGACCTATCACAAATAGTGGAAGAAACAAAAAACACCCAGTTTGATGCAACGAACATGGAAATGACGGTTGTCAGTGATGCTGATGTGAGAGATGTGGACGTAGCGGCAGAAGACATCCTTTTCACAGGTTATAGTCAAACGCTGGAGCAGATGCTGTCACTCAAAGAAGAAGGGCAAATGACGTTAAACGGAAACAAGGAACGTACCCAGAAAAATTACGTGGGACTAGAGGATGCTTCCATACTCCCTAGCTATTTCACATTTGGTCTTCCGGTAGCTGTGGTAGACGATACCACCTACCAAGAGTTAAAACAGGATATAGATCCATCTATCCAGAGTGAATCAACGGAGTACATCGGGATTGATATGGATAAACAAAAAGACATGGAAGAAGCGGATGAGATTTTTCAGGAATTTGATTTTGAAAATGGTAATTCTTCTCAGCTTGCCACAAGCAATTCCCAAAAAATGAATATGGGTCTGGTCATGTTTGTCGTTGGATTCTTAGGCCTTGCCTTCCTCATTACATCCGGTTGTATCCTTTACTTTAAACAAATGGATGAAAGTGAGGATGAACGGTCCAGTTATACGATTTTACGAAAGCTCGGCTTCACGCGCGGTGACCTGTTACGTGGTATTCAGTTCAAGCAGTTGTTCAACTTTGGCATTCCTTTAATTATTGGATTATCCCATAGTTACTTTGCTGTGAAGTCCGGTTGGTTTTTGTTCGGCACGGAATTATGGACACCAATGATTCTGGTTATGTTGGTGTATACAGGCTTATACTCTATCTTTGCAGTGCTTTCCGTCCTTTATTATAAGAAAGTGATTAAAGAAGCACTTTAG
- a CDS encoding MATE family efflux transporter: MTSEQNQPNMLDTAPVGKVFFKYLIPSLTGMMLMAVNIVADGVMVGNRLGPVALAGVGIASPVFTIFVAMSLWIGIGGATLFSQEMGAKKPKHAQFIFTHSMALIAIFTIIIGLTSFIFQEQLAYMLGANEDTFPYTIGYLHVMLLFGFVFTIENALSTFVRNDQNPNLAMIALIITSLSNIGINYVFLYVLDLGVAAVAAGTIMASFLGVLVLAMHFFRKRNNLRFVSIKFHRSLFRNTMTVGFPSFLSEVGISVFTVAFNVTLARIAGTSGVAAFSVLNYVHGVMLMMFLGMASAVQPLVSYYHGAKMMERTRQTMKIALGVAVMVGILAFAIGQLATREIVLIFGQFPDEVMEIAMTGIRLFFIAYLFMGINFVMMTYFQSVAQIRMATWITASREIIFMMIFILVLPLFMGINGVWLSVPLAELVVLATIVVYVKRHREFRRALSG; encoded by the coding sequence ATGACTTCCGAACAAAATCAACCAAATATGTTAGATACAGCGCCTGTGGGCAAGGTTTTTTTCAAATACTTGATACCTTCCTTAACTGGCATGATGTTGATGGCAGTGAATATTGTTGCAGATGGTGTTATGGTCGGAAATCGATTAGGCCCGGTTGCACTTGCTGGAGTGGGAATTGCCTCACCCGTATTCACTATTTTTGTAGCAATGTCGCTTTGGATCGGTATCGGTGGAGCTACGTTGTTTTCGCAAGAGATGGGTGCGAAGAAACCGAAACATGCGCAATTTATTTTCACTCATTCGATGGCGTTGATTGCTATATTTACCATTATCATTGGATTAACATCCTTTATTTTCCAGGAGCAACTAGCTTATATGCTGGGTGCTAATGAGGATACGTTCCCCTACACCATTGGTTATTTACATGTTATGTTGCTATTTGGCTTTGTGTTTACCATAGAGAATGCCTTGAGCACCTTTGTGCGAAATGACCAAAATCCAAATTTGGCAATGATTGCCTTAATTATTACTTCCTTATCTAATATTGGGATCAATTATGTCTTTTTATATGTATTGGATTTAGGGGTAGCCGCGGTAGCTGCGGGGACTATCATGGCATCGTTTTTGGGTGTTCTTGTGTTAGCAATGCACTTTTTTAGAAAGAGAAATAATTTGCGCTTTGTTTCTATTAAGTTTCATCGGTCTTTGTTTCGAAATACAATGACCGTTGGTTTTCCCAGTTTTTTATCGGAAGTCGGAATTTCTGTTTTCACCGTTGCCTTTAACGTCACATTGGCTCGAATTGCTGGAACCTCTGGTGTTGCTGCGTTCTCTGTCCTGAATTATGTGCATGGGGTCATGCTGATGATGTTTCTTGGAATGGCTTCGGCTGTTCAACCGCTGGTCAGTTATTACCATGGAGCTAAAATGATGGAAAGAACGAGGCAGACCATGAAGATAGCACTGGGTGTGGCTGTAATGGTAGGAATTCTTGCATTTGCGATTGGCCAGCTGGCGACGAGAGAAATCGTGTTGATCTTCGGTCAGTTTCCAGATGAAGTCATGGAAATTGCTATGACTGGAATTCGCTTATTTTTTATTGCCTATCTGTTTATGGGAATCAATTTTGTCATGATGACTTACTTTCAATCTGTTGCACAAATACGCATGGCAACTTGGATCACGGCATCGAGAGAAATTATTTTTATGATGATCTTTATACTAGTGCTGCCTCTGTTTATGGGGATAAATGGTGTATGGCTTTCGGTCCCATTGGCAGAATTGGTGGTTTTGGCTACAATCGTTGTTTATGTGAAGCGGCACAGGGAATTTAGGAGGGCACTTTCAGGTTGA
- a CDS encoding cytochrome ubiquinol oxidase subunit I, which yields MELDTVLMSRLLTTITLGFHIIFATIGVGVPLMISIAELIGIKSKDSHYTMLARRWSRGFVITVAVGVVTGTAIGLQLSLVWPNFMQVAGNVIALPLFMEVFAFFFEAIFIGIYLYTWDRFKKPITHWLLSIPIFIGGGMSAVFITTVNSFMNTPEGFEMENGVFAAVNPIEAMLNPASPSKIFHVLSSAYVTCAVLLAAIAAFMLLRKRLSARASAYHKKALKFTLITAFVFAAINFLAGDVSAKFLADEQPEKLAAAEWHFETEEGADLILFGWLNEDNEPTGVIRIPNLLSFLAHGDFNSEVAGLEETPGDEQPPLWIHYMFDLMVVIGGYLLGISLLYLIVSKVKKWNEHHKWMLRAIVLSGPLAFLAIEFGWIYAEEGRQPWILRGYMTVSEAATTSSHIGLMFLLFLGLYIVLGTLCVIVLRKLFRHNPVEEELEKHYPTIEKGDES from the coding sequence ATGGAATTGGATACAGTCTTGATGAGTAGACTGCTTACGACGATAACGCTTGGCTTTCATATCATATTTGCAACAATTGGTGTTGGAGTTCCCTTGATGATTTCCATAGCTGAGCTTATTGGTATTAAAAGTAAAGATTCGCATTATACCATGTTAGCAAGACGCTGGTCACGCGGATTTGTTATTACCGTTGCTGTTGGGGTCGTAACCGGTACTGCCATTGGCCTGCAATTATCTTTAGTATGGCCTAACTTTATGCAGGTTGCGGGTAATGTTATTGCGCTTCCTCTATTCATGGAAGTCTTTGCGTTTTTCTTTGAAGCGATTTTCATAGGTATTTATTTATACACATGGGATCGTTTTAAAAAGCCAATCACACATTGGCTGCTATCTATCCCGATTTTCATTGGTGGGGGAATGTCAGCAGTATTTATCACAACGGTTAATTCTTTTATGAATACGCCCGAAGGCTTCGAAATGGAGAATGGGGTTTTCGCAGCTGTTAATCCAATTGAAGCGATGCTCAATCCCGCTTCTCCATCCAAGATATTTCATGTGCTAAGTTCGGCATATGTAACATGTGCAGTGCTTCTTGCTGCTATTGCCGCTTTTATGTTGTTGAGAAAAAGGCTTTCTGCAAGGGCATCCGCTTATCATAAAAAAGCATTAAAATTCACATTAATAACCGCGTTTGTATTTGCGGCTATTAACTTTTTGGCGGGGGATGTTTCGGCGAAGTTTCTGGCTGATGAGCAACCGGAAAAACTTGCTGCAGCAGAATGGCATTTTGAGACAGAAGAAGGTGCGGATCTAATATTATTTGGCTGGCTGAATGAAGATAATGAACCAACAGGTGTGATTCGCATCCCTAATTTATTGAGCTTTTTGGCGCATGGTGACTTTAATAGTGAAGTAGCTGGATTAGAAGAGACACCTGGAGACGAGCAACCACCGCTTTGGATTCATTATATGTTTGACCTCATGGTAGTAATCGGAGGGTATCTCCTGGGTATATCCTTGCTTTATCTTATTGTAAGTAAGGTGAAAAAGTGGAATGAACATCATAAATGGATGCTACGTGCCATCGTTTTAAGCGGGCCTTTAGCATTTTTGGCGATTGAGTTTGGCTGGATTTATGCAGAAGAAGGTCGGCAGCCATGGATTCTACGTGGTTATATGACGGTGAGTGAGGCAGCAACCACGTCCTCTCATATTGGTCTGATGTTTTTATTGTTCTTAGGCCTCTACATCGTATTAGGGACGTTGTGTGTGATAGTATTACGTAAGCTGTTTCGTCATAACCCTGTCGAGGAAGAATTGGAAAAACACTACCCAACCATAGAAAAGGGTGATGAGTCATGA
- a CDS encoding cytochrome d ubiquinol oxidase subunit II, with amino-acid sequence MSYEIIGLTVLWIFLYGYLIVASVDFGAGFFAYYAKITKKDHIINQLISRYLSPVWEVTNVFFVFFFVGVVGFFPDTAYYYGSALLVPASIAIILLAIRGSFYAFENYGSKQSNIYMFLYGATGLFIPASLSVALAISEGGFIVEDGGAVSLQYLELFTSPLAWSIVGLAIVSVLFISSTFLTFYASYANDKPALKLVRNYALFWSTPTIIAGLTTFIFLSQHNERHFQNMMDLWWMLGLSVGFFMIAMWLLYQGKRYGLAFISVMLQFFFAFFAYGIGHYPYILDPFITVSDGATHPSMGIALIVAFIGGLLLLIPALILLMRLFLFDADYVKGKK; translated from the coding sequence ATGAGTTATGAAATCATTGGTCTAACCGTGTTATGGATCTTTCTATACGGTTATCTGATCGTAGCGTCCGTTGACTTTGGCGCAGGATTCTTTGCTTATTATGCAAAAATCACAAAGAAAGATCACATCATTAATCAGTTGATATCCAGATATTTATCGCCTGTGTGGGAAGTGACCAACGTGTTTTTCGTGTTCTTCTTTGTTGGAGTTGTAGGCTTTTTCCCGGATACAGCTTATTATTATGGTAGTGCATTGTTGGTTCCTGCTAGTATTGCCATTATATTGCTGGCGATACGGGGATCGTTCTATGCGTTTGAAAATTACGGATCTAAACAAAGTAATATCTACATGTTCTTATATGGAGCAACCGGGTTATTCATTCCTGCATCTTTATCCGTCGCTTTAGCCATATCCGAAGGTGGGTTTATTGTTGAGGATGGTGGTGCGGTTTCTCTACAGTATTTGGAATTATTTACGAGTCCACTGGCATGGAGTATCGTCGGTTTAGCAATTGTATCTGTACTATTTATCAGTAGTACATTTCTGACATTCTATGCTTCCTATGCCAATGACAAGCCCGCATTGAAGCTTGTTCGAAATTATGCACTGTTCTGGAGTACACCAACGATTATTGCTGGTTTGACAACTTTTATTTTCTTAAGTCAGCATAATGAAAGGCATTTTCAAAACATGATGGATCTTTGGTGGATGTTAGGCTTATCTGTAGGATTTTTCATGATAGCCATGTGGTTGCTTTATCAAGGGAAACGGTATGGATTGGCCTTTATTAGTGTGATGTTGCAATTCTTCTTTGCTTTTTTTGCCTATGGAATAGGTCATTATCCGTATATACTGGATCCGTTTATCACTGTTAGCGATGGTGCAACACATCCATCCATGGGAATAGCCTTAATTGTAGCCTTTATTGGCGGGTTGCTTTTATTAATACCTGCTTTGATATTATTGATGCGATTATTTTTATTTGATGCGGATTATGTGAAAGGGAAAAAATAG
- the cydD gene encoding thiol reductant ABC exporter subunit CydD yields MYNLKEIAFTQKKSMLFLFMSTVVTGAAVIAQAYLIVRIVDRVFLQGASFQEILPSLGGLLLVLLARTAFSYMNGRKGIQMAAKVKADFRRRILAKHSRNPMQASLRGQSGQKVSIMMDAVDEMDSYFSQYIPQMIQTSFIPLLVLVVVFTQHVNTGLIMIVTAPFIPIFMVIIGMKTKQKSEEQLEELGAFSGRFLETLQGLTTLKLFGRAKQQREAIEKSSLGFRDATMEILKVAFTSSFMLELISMLSIGLVALELSIQLIVYESISFFTAFFVLILVPEFYTSLKELGSTFHNGRSSMGAAEKIADELEEAEQAVGWGSENVNKEATPPSIDLREAGYSYGEDQFSLQPIHARIQPYEAIAIVGRTGSGKTTLLHMIAGLIGPSTGDIVINGRSRSEYKEEDWFDQLSYISQHPYIFSGTIAENIAIGGHADVSKSDIEQAAEQAGIADMIHSLEDGYDTPVGEGGRGLSGGEQQRLAIARAFLKHPSLILFDEPTTGLDLQTERILQTSINQLSKNATVITVAHRLHTIKNADQILFLENGELIAVGTHEALMDSVAEYRAMVTVQQGGKAE; encoded by the coding sequence ATGTACAATTTAAAAGAAATAGCATTTACGCAGAAAAAAAGCATGTTATTTCTGTTTATGTCAACAGTGGTTACAGGTGCAGCGGTCATCGCTCAAGCTTATCTCATCGTTAGGATTGTTGATCGTGTCTTTTTGCAAGGAGCATCTTTTCAAGAAATCCTCCCATCCTTGGGGGGATTATTGCTCGTTCTTTTAGCGAGAACAGCTTTTAGTTATATGAATGGTCGTAAGGGGATCCAGATGGCAGCGAAAGTGAAGGCTGATTTCCGCAGACGCATCTTAGCTAAACATTCCAGAAATCCGATGCAAGCTTCATTACGTGGGCAGTCAGGTCAGAAGGTAAGTATCATGATGGATGCTGTCGACGAAATGGATAGTTATTTCAGTCAGTATATTCCTCAAATGATTCAAACATCCTTCATCCCACTATTGGTTCTCGTTGTTGTGTTCACGCAACATGTGAATACAGGACTGATTATGATTGTCACTGCACCATTCATTCCTATTTTCATGGTCATCATTGGCATGAAAACCAAACAGAAATCGGAAGAACAACTGGAAGAGCTTGGGGCCTTTTCTGGACGTTTTCTTGAAACATTGCAGGGACTTACTACGCTTAAATTATTCGGACGCGCGAAACAACAGAGGGAAGCGATCGAAAAGAGTAGTCTAGGATTTAGAGATGCAACAATGGAGATATTAAAAGTTGCTTTTACTTCCTCCTTTATGCTTGAACTGATTTCAATGCTTAGTATTGGGCTTGTGGCACTGGAACTTTCGATTCAACTTATCGTTTATGAAAGCATTTCCTTCTTCACTGCTTTCTTTGTGCTCATACTGGTGCCTGAATTTTATACGTCATTGAAAGAACTTGGCAGCACTTTCCATAATGGAAGAAGTAGTATGGGGGCAGCTGAAAAGATAGCAGATGAATTAGAGGAAGCAGAGCAAGCAGTAGGTTGGGGGAGCGAAAACGTAAATAAAGAAGCAACGCCGCCGAGCATTGATTTACGTGAAGCAGGCTATAGTTATGGAGAGGATCAGTTTTCTTTGCAACCTATACACGCGCGGATTCAGCCCTATGAGGCCATTGCCATTGTAGGAAGAACCGGGTCCGGGAAGACAACTTTGCTGCATATGATTGCAGGCCTAATTGGCCCCTCAACAGGCGATATCGTCATTAACGGTAGATCGCGATCGGAATATAAAGAAGAAGACTGGTTTGATCAATTGAGCTATATCTCGCAGCATCCGTATATTTTCTCCGGAACCATTGCGGAAAATATCGCAATCGGAGGACATGCAGACGTGTCAAAAAGCGATATCGAGCAAGCTGCGGAGCAGGCAGGAATTGCAGATATGATTCATTCCTTGGAAGATGGTTATGATACCCCAGTCGGTGAGGGCGGGAGAGGTCTTTCAGGTGGAGAGCAGCAACGACTTGCCATTGCAAGAGCGTTCTTGAAACATCCATCATTGATTCTTTTTGATGAGCCGACTACGGGACTCGATCTGCAAACAGAGCGTATCCTGCAAACATCGATCAATCAATTGTCTAAGAATGCTACGGTAATTACTGTGGCGCACCGCCTTCATACGATTAAAAACGCGGATCAAATTCTATTCCTGGAAAATGGCGAGCTGATTGCAGTAGGAACACATGAGGCGCTTATGGATTCGGTAGCTGAATATCGGGCTATGGTAACTGTCCAACAGGGAGGGAAGGCAGAATGA
- the cydC gene encoding thiol reductant ABC exporter subunit CydC, whose protein sequence is MRDLVIVIKLMMVEKKDILNSIIFGFIAGIAAVGLFSASGYLISKAAFAPPLYTLIILTSSVKLLGLLKAIARYAERYFSHRATFTILSNLRVSFFEKVEPLAPGIFQKYRSGDLLSRIVGDVESLQNFFLRVFYPPIVLVMVFLSTILFTAFFSLSIAVVLFIGLILTAFVVPALFAMRQAKIDSDVREGRGALSTEVTEFLHGFRDLKIYQKLDGKEQQLLESSNAYIKEQEKESINTLYNQSVNSFVTLFVSWFVLALGVYLIVDGQLEGIFLAMFLMISLTVFEDAAPMAVFPIHMQDSSRAATRLFSVVRAESEEEGDLGKLPSNVVPAVEMKNVTFTFPNEWRTAVENVDLKLPAGSKTAIVGPSGSGKSTLLQLLLKISHVDQGDICFNGLSLDNLNAESIWKEANVVLQENHFFYGTVRSNLLLSGDGLTDEKLETALANVQLEHFDLADPIFERGENLSGGEKQRLAIARAMLKGGHLWLLDEPTSSVDALTEHAIYGHLLEQATDDTLVLVSHRLTGLETMDQIIVMDQGAIMETGTFAELMQAKGYFYEMKEIERSLL, encoded by the coding sequence ATGAGAGATTTAGTGATAGTTATCAAGTTAATGATGGTAGAGAAGAAGGACATTCTTAATTCGATTATCTTTGGTTTTATTGCCGGTATTGCTGCTGTTGGACTATTTTCGGCAAGTGGCTACTTAATTTCAAAAGCTGCCTTTGCCCCGCCTTTATATACGCTAATCATTCTAACATCATCTGTAAAGTTGCTTGGGTTACTAAAAGCAATAGCAAGATATGCAGAAAGGTATTTTTCCCATCGAGCGACATTTACCATTTTAAGTAATCTGCGTGTTTCCTTCTTCGAAAAGGTAGAACCATTAGCCCCTGGCATTTTTCAAAAATATCGAAGTGGGGATCTGCTTTCCAGAATTGTTGGGGATGTAGAAAGTTTGCAGAACTTCTTTTTGCGTGTGTTTTATCCACCAATTGTTCTAGTTATGGTGTTCTTGAGTACCATTTTATTCACGGCTTTCTTTTCGCTTTCTATAGCAGTTGTATTGTTCATTGGTCTCATACTTACAGCTTTTGTCGTTCCGGCATTGTTCGCTATGAGACAAGCAAAAATAGACAGTGATGTCCGTGAAGGAAGGGGCGCGCTTTCTACAGAAGTTACCGAATTTCTTCATGGATTCCGTGATTTAAAAATATACCAGAAGCTTGATGGAAAGGAGCAACAACTACTGGAATCATCTAATGCCTATATTAAGGAGCAGGAAAAAGAAAGCATCAATACGTTGTATAACCAGTCCGTGAATTCTTTTGTAACGCTTTTTGTATCCTGGTTTGTATTGGCGCTTGGTGTCTATTTGATCGTAGATGGCCAATTGGAAGGAATCTTTCTGGCGATGTTTTTAATGATTTCTCTAACGGTTTTTGAAGATGCTGCTCCGATGGCGGTTTTCCCTATCCATATGCAGGACAGTAGTCGAGCGGCCACACGTCTTTTCTCTGTAGTTCGGGCAGAGAGTGAAGAGGAAGGTGATTTGGGGAAGCTTCCATCTAATGTTGTGCCAGCTGTCGAGATGAAAAATGTTACGTTCACTTTTCCAAATGAATGGCGAACAGCGGTGGAAAATGTTGATTTGAAGCTTCCTGCCGGCTCGAAAACGGCAATTGTCGGGCCAAGTGGATCGGGGAAGTCAACGTTATTGCAACTCTTATTGAAAATTAGTCACGTCGATCAAGGTGACATCTGTTTCAATGGGCTCTCACTCGATAACTTAAACGCGGAGAGCATTTGGAAAGAAGCAAATGTCGTTCTGCAGGAAAATCACTTTTTCTATGGAACAGTAAGGAGTAATTTGCTTCTGTCTGGTGATGGGCTGACCGATGAGAAGCTGGAAACAGCATTAGCTAACGTGCAGCTGGAGCATTTTGATCTAGCAGACCCCATCTTTGAAAGAGGGGAGAATCTATCCGGTGGGGAAAAGCAACGACTTGCAATTGCCCGGGCAATGCTTAAAGGAGGACATCTCTGGTTATTGGATGAGCCAACATCTTCTGTAGATGCACTAACCGAGCACGCTATTTATGGACATCTTTTGGAACAGGCGACAGATGACACGCTCGTGTTAGTCAGTCACCGTTTAACCGGGTTGGAAACAATGGATCAGATTATTGTGATGGATCAAGGTGCCATTATGGAAACTGGTACGTTTGCAGAATTGATGCAGGCGAAAGGTTATTTTTATGAAATGAAGGAGATTGAGCGTAGTTTATTGTAG